From one Terriglobales bacterium genomic stretch:
- a CDS encoding methylated-DNA--[protein]-cysteine S-methyltransferase yields the protein MSTIFNRSKLVAVPTEKGSRRAAVEEIQFFIGQCSLGSLLVARSAKGICALLLGDAPDALARDLKRRFPHAHLTDGDAGFEKLIAKVAGFVEAPELGLNLPLDMRGTVFQQRVWLALRAIPAGATASYADIARRIGSPKAVRAVAQACAANAIAVAIPCHRVVKNDGSLSGYRWGVERKRSLLKREAVAA from the coding sequence ATGAGCACAATATTCAATCGATCAAAGTTAGTCGCAGTTCCAACGGAAAAAGGTTCGAGGCGCGCGGCCGTCGAAGAGATACAGTTTTTCATCGGTCAATGTTCGCTCGGTTCTCTTCTCGTGGCCAGGAGTGCCAAGGGTATTTGCGCCCTACTGCTCGGAGACGCTCCCGATGCATTGGCACGCGATCTGAAGCGCCGATTTCCACACGCTCATCTGACCGATGGCGATGCCGGGTTCGAGAAACTCATCGCCAAAGTCGCCGGTTTTGTGGAAGCTCCGGAACTCGGTCTCAACCTGCCGCTTGACATGCGCGGAACGGTATTCCAGCAACGTGTCTGGCTGGCATTGCGGGCGATTCCAGCCGGAGCGACGGCCAGTTACGCCGATATCGCCCGGCGCATCGGATCGCCCAAGGCAGTCCGCGCAGTGGCGCAAGCTTGTGCCGCGAACGCTATCGCTGTCGCCATACCCTGTCACCGTGTCGTGAAGAACGATGGCAGTCTGTCTGGTTATCGCTGGGGCGTCGAACGCAAACGCAGTCTCCTGAAGCGTGAGGCGGTAGCAGCATGA